The following proteins come from a genomic window of Gynuella sunshinyii YC6258:
- a CDS encoding antibiotic biosynthesis monooxygenase family protein — translation MYIAMNRFRIVPGHEQEFIEIWRNRDSHLENVPGFKEFHLLQGATQDDYTLFSSHALWESERAFLDWTKSDAFRAAHANAGTARHIYQGAPEFEGFTIIL, via the coding sequence ATGTACATCGCTATGAATCGTTTTCGCATTGTACCGGGACATGAGCAGGAGTTTATTGAAATCTGGCGCAACCGCGACAGTCACCTGGAGAATGTTCCTGGATTTAAAGAGTTCCATTTGCTTCAGGGAGCGACTCAGGATGACTATACGCTGTTTTCATCTCACGCCCTTTGGGAGTCTGAACGGGCTTTTCTGGACTGGACCAAATCAGACGCTTTCCGGGCGGCTCATGCTAACGCCGGAACCGCCCGTCATATTTACCAGGGGGCACCGGAGTTTGAAGGCTTTACCATTATTCTGTAA
- a CDS encoding electron transfer flavoprotein subunit beta produces the protein MSLNITTLVSIGQHPRSCREMRADQDARAIELGLTLSPVELTLVHAGTAQSPALRMYLGMGLQTLKVIRQTEQADIIPALVSWLQQSDSHIILTGVRAERGEASGLVPYLISEQLGWPLISHIVAIEMTSQTEARILQALPHGQRRAISVKLPFIATVDSSAPKPRQSAFGPGQRAIIDILDSKEVVDTSRLPWKQSTARKRPKRLKIVKAETAAERFRAATAKSQSNNGKTLQSESADQKAHAILRILTEEGVLK, from the coding sequence ATGTCGCTTAACATTACGACTCTGGTTTCCATCGGCCAGCACCCTCGCTCCTGCCGGGAAATGCGCGCCGACCAGGATGCCCGCGCCATTGAGCTTGGACTGACGCTGTCACCGGTGGAGCTGACACTCGTACATGCCGGTACAGCCCAGTCACCGGCTTTACGGATGTATCTCGGTATGGGGCTGCAAACCCTGAAAGTTATCAGACAAACAGAACAGGCAGATATCATTCCTGCCCTGGTGTCCTGGCTACAACAATCCGACAGCCACATTATTCTAACTGGCGTCAGAGCTGAACGTGGCGAGGCTTCCGGTTTAGTACCTTACCTTATATCTGAACAACTTGGCTGGCCACTAATCAGTCATATTGTTGCCATCGAAATGACCAGTCAGACGGAAGCGAGAATATTACAGGCACTGCCACACGGCCAACGCCGGGCCATCAGTGTCAAACTGCCCTTTATTGCCACGGTTGACAGCAGTGCTCCCAAACCCAGACAAAGCGCTTTTGGACCGGGACAACGCGCCATCATAGACATTCTGGATTCGAAAGAGGTGGTCGACACCAGTCGTTTGCCATGGAAACAAAGTACTGCCCGAAAACGTCCCAAACGATTAAAAATCGTCAAAGCGGAAACTGCAGCAGAACGTTTTCGCGCTGCCACGGCAAAGTCCCAGAGCAATAATGGCAAAACATTACAATCGGAATCTGCAGACCAGAAAGCGCACGCTATACTTAGGATATTAACTGAGGAGGGAGTATTAAAATGA
- a CDS encoding electron transfer flavoprotein subunit alpha/FixB family protein — protein MSQINRRDPRIEKILRNRLHPQHQMVMQKTIGSVTLSVDPKRKNPHVKGFIGPNGIRRINRQLGHNVQHEASKHTYEQSVNLPLITIDQPDHFVAVVPDMVGGRLTAHDKDLLGLARQFVSGHNGAVIAIVFGHCREHQFDLAGVDRLIHFNDEHYQGYCPETKIAALMAVEKRWSPAFWFFPDSIHGGTELGSRLSARLGVRAATRVRQADRTTVTCLGGNQMIDIQRPIEKILLLMEECAEPVSGQRHEARPMLPDIIDTHSPRLQDLGQVQVDPGDIALAEAEFIIAGGNGIRDWDLFHRTATVLHATEGASRVAVDNGHMPRFRQVGATGTWVAAKVYLAVGISGAIQHLQGIGQCNKVIAINTDPDCDMVKRADLSIIDDSQTILTALIDAMQSRNPGDHEDVA, from the coding sequence ATGAGTCAGATTAACCGCCGCGACCCCAGAATCGAAAAGATCCTCCGTAATCGTCTGCACCCACAACATCAGATGGTTATGCAGAAAACGATTGGAAGCGTCACCCTGTCTGTGGACCCAAAACGGAAAAACCCGCATGTGAAAGGCTTTATCGGCCCGAATGGCATTCGCAGAATCAATCGTCAGCTTGGTCATAATGTTCAACACGAAGCGAGCAAACACACCTACGAACAGTCCGTTAATCTGCCATTGATCACTATCGACCAACCCGATCACTTTGTTGCCGTGGTACCCGATATGGTTGGCGGTCGATTGACGGCTCATGATAAAGACCTGCTGGGACTGGCCCGTCAGTTTGTCAGCGGACACAACGGTGCCGTGATTGCCATTGTCTTTGGCCATTGCAGAGAGCATCAGTTTGATCTGGCCGGCGTGGATCGGCTCATTCACTTTAACGACGAACATTACCAGGGGTATTGTCCGGAAACCAAAATCGCAGCATTAATGGCCGTTGAAAAACGATGGTCACCGGCATTCTGGTTTTTTCCAGACAGTATTCACGGTGGTACCGAACTGGGTTCCCGTTTGTCCGCCCGGTTGGGAGTCAGGGCTGCTACGCGGGTTCGCCAGGCTGATAGAACAACGGTCACTTGTCTGGGTGGTAACCAAATGATCGACATCCAACGCCCGATCGAAAAAATACTGTTACTGATGGAAGAGTGTGCCGAGCCAGTCAGCGGTCAACGTCACGAAGCCAGACCAATGCTACCGGACATTATTGACACCCATTCCCCGAGACTGCAGGACCTCGGACAGGTACAGGTGGACCCTGGTGACATTGCGCTGGCAGAAGCTGAGTTTATTATCGCCGGAGGCAATGGTATTCGTGACTGGGATTTGTTTCATCGTACCGCAACTGTACTGCACGCAACTGAGGGTGCCAGCCGGGTCGCGGTGGATAACGGCCATATGCCCCGCTTTCGACAGGTAGGAGCCACGGGTACCTGGGTAGCTGCGAAAGTATATCTGGCCGTTGGAATTTCCGGGGCGATCCAGCATTTACAAGGCATCGGTCAGTGCAACAAAGTGATTGCCATCAATACCGATCCGGACTGCGACATGGTCAAACGCGCCGACCTAAGTATTATCGATGACAGTCAAACGATCCTGACAGCACTGATCGATGCCATGCAAAGTCGAAACCCGGGAGATCACGAAGATGTCGCTTAA
- a CDS encoding multidrug effflux MFS transporter codes for MTAQKHVRPLPLLEFVILMALITSLGALSIDAILPALPEIGRSLNVQDSNDTQLLISMIMLGMSVGQLLYGPLCDSWGRKPSLYSGMVIFTIGSLISMYSNTLEVMLFGRIIQGFGLASTRVVGMALVRDVYSGREMARIMSIIMMIFILIPMIAPTIGQLIIERSSWVMVFAAFVILAWLCTLWFGIRQQETLTPEDKKPFVIKVIFATFKSILTHKAAMSYTMAAGFVFGAFLSYLSASQAIFEQVFNIVDDFPKYFAAMAGSFGLAAYMNSRLVMRLGMMKIINLAIKGFVGLAIILLVITLIYDGVPPFWLFFGLALPLFFSLSLMFGNLNSIAMQPMGHMAGMAAAVIGFISTLMSVACSVFIGQLFNGTLTPFFIGYVVLGLAGWFMIRVGDSATTDIQD; via the coding sequence ATGACAGCTCAAAAACATGTCAGGCCATTGCCTCTGCTCGAATTCGTCATCCTGATGGCGTTAATCACGTCGCTGGGGGCATTATCCATTGATGCAATTTTGCCAGCATTACCCGAAATTGGCCGATCACTCAACGTCCAAGACAGTAATGATACCCAGCTGCTTATTTCCATGATCATGCTTGGTATGTCCGTCGGTCAGTTACTTTATGGCCCTCTTTGTGATTCCTGGGGACGCAAACCCAGCCTGTATTCCGGGATGGTGATTTTTACGATTGGCTCGCTGATTTCAATGTATTCCAATACATTGGAAGTCATGCTGTTCGGACGGATCATCCAGGGTTTCGGCCTGGCGTCCACCCGGGTGGTAGGTATGGCTCTGGTCAGAGACGTCTACAGTGGCCGTGAGATGGCGCGCATTATGTCGATTATTATGATGATCTTCATCCTGATTCCGATGATTGCACCGACCATCGGCCAGCTGATCATAGAACGTTCTTCATGGGTTATGGTGTTTGCCGCATTTGTGATACTTGCCTGGCTTTGCACACTGTGGTTTGGTATTCGTCAGCAGGAAACCCTGACCCCGGAAGACAAAAAGCCTTTTGTCATTAAAGTCATTTTTGCCACGTTCAAATCGATTCTGACTCACAAAGCCGCGATGTCTTATACCATGGCAGCCGGGTTTGTGTTCGGGGCCTTTCTCTCCTACCTCAGTGCTTCACAGGCAATCTTTGAGCAGGTGTTTAATATCGTCGATGACTTTCCCAAGTATTTTGCCGCCATGGCCGGATCATTCGGACTGGCAGCGTATATGAATTCACGCCTGGTGATGCGTTTAGGCATGATGAAAATAATCAATCTGGCAATCAAAGGCTTTGTGGGTCTGGCGATCATCCTGTTGGTCATTACCCTGATCTATGATGGCGTGCCTCCATTCTGGCTGTTCTTTGGACTTGCATTGCCATTGTTCTTCAGTCTGAGCCTGATGTTTGGCAACCTGAATTCCATCGCCATGCAACCGATGGGTCACATGGCCGGTATGGCTGCGGCGGTGATTGGTTTTATTTCCACACTGATGTCCGTAGCCTGTTCAGTGTTTATTGGTCAACTATTCAATGGAACCCTGACACCATTCTTTATCGGTTATGTCGTACTGGGACTGGCGGGTTGGTTCATGATCCGGGTTGGAGACAGTGCCACTACGGATATCCAAGACTGA
- the ubiD gene encoding 4-hydroxy-3-polyprenylbenzoate decarboxylase: MNYKDLRDFIATLESRGLLKRIQLEVDPYLEMTEISDRVLRAEGPALLFENPKGFSMPVLANLFGTPERVALGMGAESTDKLREIGELLAVLKEPEPPSGFKDALSKFSTYKQVLNMPPKILKKANCQEQVFHGDEVDLSKIPIQTCWPGDVAPLITWGLVITKGPEKQRHNLGIYRQQLIGKNKVIMRWLSHRGGALDLRDWQRKYPGQPFPISVALGADPATIIGAVTPVPDTLSEYAFAGLLRGHRTELVKSVSNELLVPASAEMILEGHIYPDDMAAEGPYGDHTGYYNEVDQFPVFTVETITMRKDPIYHTTYTGRPPDEPAVLGVALNEVFVPILKKQFPEIVDFYLPPEGCSYRMAIVTITKQYPGHAKRVMMGVWSFLRQFMYTKFVIVCDDDVNARDWKDVIWAITTRMDPSRDTTLIENTPIDYLDFASPVSGLGSKMGMDATNKWPGETDREWGKPIVRDPEVVAKVDEIWNKLGIE, encoded by the coding sequence ATGAATTATAAGGATCTGAGAGATTTTATTGCCACCCTGGAAAGCCGTGGACTGCTAAAGCGCATTCAACTTGAAGTCGACCCTTATCTGGAAATGACAGAAATTTCTGATCGGGTACTACGCGCCGAAGGGCCGGCATTATTATTTGAAAATCCCAAAGGCTTTTCCATGCCGGTACTGGCCAACCTGTTCGGCACCCCTGAACGGGTAGCGCTTGGCATGGGCGCGGAAAGTACCGACAAATTACGCGAAATCGGTGAGTTACTGGCGGTTCTCAAAGAGCCTGAGCCACCATCCGGTTTCAAGGACGCACTCAGTAAATTCTCCACCTATAAACAGGTGTTGAATATGCCTCCGAAAATCTTAAAAAAAGCCAATTGCCAGGAACAGGTATTTCATGGCGATGAGGTAGACCTCAGTAAGATTCCCATTCAGACCTGCTGGCCGGGCGACGTGGCACCATTGATCACCTGGGGTCTGGTCATCACCAAAGGACCTGAAAAACAACGGCATAATCTGGGGATTTACCGTCAGCAGCTGATTGGCAAAAACAAGGTCATCATGCGCTGGCTAAGCCACAGGGGTGGCGCTCTGGATCTCCGTGACTGGCAACGCAAATATCCAGGCCAGCCTTTTCCAATCAGTGTCGCACTTGGGGCAGATCCGGCGACCATTATCGGCGCAGTCACTCCTGTGCCGGACACCCTGTCAGAATATGCCTTTGCCGGCCTGTTACGGGGCCACAGAACGGAACTGGTCAAATCCGTATCCAATGAGCTGCTGGTACCGGCCTCCGCGGAAATGATTCTGGAAGGTCATATTTATCCCGACGATATGGCAGCAGAGGGCCCTTATGGCGACCATACGGGATACTACAATGAAGTGGATCAGTTTCCGGTATTCACCGTGGAAACAATCACCATGCGCAAAGATCCTATCTATCACACCACGTATACCGGCCGGCCGCCCGATGAACCGGCAGTGCTTGGAGTGGCACTGAATGAAGTGTTTGTACCGATACTGAAAAAGCAATTTCCGGAGATTGTGGATTTTTATCTGCCACCGGAAGGTTGTTCCTATCGCATGGCCATCGTCACCATCACAAAACAATACCCTGGCCACGCCAAACGGGTCATGATGGGAGTCTGGTCTTTTCTGCGCCAGTTTATGTACACAAAATTCGTCATTGTCTGCGATGATGATGTCAACGCCCGTGACTGGAAAGACGTTATCTGGGCCATCACCACCCGGATGGACCCAAGTCGTGATACCACCCTGATCGAAAATACACCCATCGATTATCTCGACTTTGCCTCGCCAGTGTCTGGCCTGGGATCAAAAATGGGAATGGATGCCACCAATAAGTGGCCCGGTGAAACCGACAGGGAGTGGGGTAAACCCATTGTTCGGGACCCTGAAGTGGTGGCAAAAGTTGATGAAATCTGGAACAAACTGGGTATTGAGTAA
- a CDS encoding class I SAM-dependent methyltransferase, with the protein MANNSDKYGYVVDAVYADRFYKEQSPVWLNYVAMLHGSAPRDLNQPFHYLELGCGFGNSVLVNAGAYPHGHFIACDINPDHIIEARSRAERFAIHNVEFQQASFEELLAQEQLPQFDFIVLHGVYSWVATEVRTTIRQILATHLKPGGLVYISYNCKPGWSPEEPLRKLLVELSRTEAGDSAQRARGALQTLNQLSSKLNYFKQHPSVITGLNAYIHESDNYLAHEFLNHSWQTFYSVDIAEEMNNIGLAFVGSATLVDNHPFLLVDEATHEAINQLPTDRQRQLAFDFACNRRFRRDIFINGTVEPQKSLLELVSHIPFAAIKDPEFITDIVTTPRGKISFGKSFMVELRTLMKQGAISFHQTLAHMGGKSRNEMEILRNLVFLIAAGELQVCQNVHVAGTGNRVASPTIRKMLEFIIETGAALPLPSPVLGNGFPLDVVEAVALVSWLDGAENREQLVSPVQQYLRQRHRATALRGEELDSQGRRIGKQVWNVLVPQMVGLGIFT; encoded by the coding sequence ATGGCGAACAATTCAGATAAATATGGCTATGTCGTGGATGCTGTTTACGCTGACCGGTTTTACAAGGAACAGTCGCCGGTATGGCTAAATTATGTTGCCATGCTTCATGGGTCTGCTCCCAGAGACCTCAATCAGCCTTTTCATTATCTTGAACTCGGATGTGGATTTGGGAACTCCGTGCTGGTCAACGCCGGCGCGTATCCTCACGGGCATTTCATTGCCTGTGATATCAACCCGGATCACATTATAGAAGCCAGATCACGGGCAGAGCGCTTCGCCATCCACAATGTGGAGTTCCAGCAGGCATCGTTCGAGGAGTTACTGGCTCAGGAACAGCTGCCGCAATTTGATTTTATTGTATTGCATGGTGTTTACAGCTGGGTGGCAACTGAAGTCCGAACGACCATACGGCAAATACTTGCTACCCACTTGAAGCCCGGTGGACTGGTTTATATCAGTTACAACTGCAAACCCGGCTGGTCGCCAGAAGAGCCACTACGCAAATTGTTAGTGGAGCTGTCCCGAACCGAAGCCGGTGATTCTGCTCAGCGTGCCCGTGGTGCCTTGCAGACACTTAATCAGCTCAGTTCAAAACTTAATTACTTCAAACAGCACCCATCAGTGATCACCGGTCTGAATGCCTATATCCATGAGTCTGATAACTATCTGGCCCACGAATTTCTGAACCACTCCTGGCAGACGTTTTATTCTGTCGATATTGCCGAGGAAATGAATAACATTGGCTTGGCTTTTGTGGGCAGCGCCACGCTGGTTGACAATCACCCTTTCCTGTTAGTGGACGAGGCTACTCATGAAGCCATTAACCAGCTGCCCACCGATAGACAAAGACAGCTGGCGTTTGATTTTGCCTGTAACCGGCGGTTTCGACGCGATATTTTTATCAACGGTACTGTTGAACCGCAAAAATCACTTCTGGAATTGGTGTCTCATATACCTTTTGCCGCGATTAAAGACCCTGAATTTATCACCGATATCGTGACTACTCCGCGCGGAAAGATCAGTTTCGGCAAATCATTTATGGTTGAACTGCGAACGCTGATGAAGCAGGGAGCCATTAGTTTCCATCAGACTCTTGCGCATATGGGAGGGAAGAGTCGTAATGAAATGGAAATACTTCGCAATCTCGTATTTTTGATTGCGGCGGGTGAGTTGCAGGTATGTCAAAACGTACATGTAGCTGGTACAGGAAACAGAGTTGCCAGTCCTACTATTCGCAAAATGCTTGAGTTTATTATTGAAACCGGTGCGGCGTTGCCCCTTCCCAGTCCGGTTCTGGGTAATGGTTTTCCTTTGGATGTTGTTGAGGCTGTGGCGCTTGTATCCTGGCTTGATGGCGCTGAAAACCGGGAGCAACTGGTTTCGCCGGTGCAGCAGTATCTTCGACAGCGGCATCGTGCAACGGCTCTTCGGGGAGAAGAGCTGGACAGTCAGGGCCGGCGCATTGGCAAACAGGTTTGGAATGTACTGGTTCCGCAAATGGTCGGGCTGGGTATTTTTACCTGA
- a CDS encoding (Fe-S)-binding protein, with amino-acid sequence MTLMSWLILLFLLIWFVGAVRRIRLWRSGQPDPVSLLAGLIAMPRRYLVDLHHVVARDRRMSHTHVATAGGFVAAMVVIILVHLFGLHSKWLSGLLLVTTAVMFTGAVFVWRRRQHPPSRLSKGAWMRLPRNLMLFSATFFLITLADSSLLPAGTFSVAIVTILTLALIPALGEMLFGMTWGGPMKHAFAGALHLAFHRRSERFGGGRSTGLKPLDLQQPQLGVAKPTDFTWNQLLGFDACVQCGRCEQMCPAFAAGQPLNPKKFIQDMVIGMAGGNDHSYAGNHHPGRSSGQASGGPTSIMTEGLLTADTIWSCTTCRACVEECPMMIEHVDAIVDLRRFLTLETGQTPNKGAETLENLIATDNPGGHDPSRRTHWAADLNLPLMAEVKQAEVLFWVSDGAFDLRSQRILRAFVTLLRSAGIDFAVLGDEEIDCGDVARRLGDEATFQLLARQNIRTLNQYRFNRIVTTDPHAFHCLKNEYRDFIGGHYEVLHHTTFLEQLVSQGKLTLKPATAGNMTYHDPCYLGRYNGEYDAPRSLLNQLGIPLKEMERSGFRSRCCGGGGGAPITDIPGQRRIPDMRMDDARAVSAETVIVACQQCTAMLEGVVEPRPAVKDIAELLVEHLRVE; translated from the coding sequence ATGACACTGATGTCATGGCTCATATTGTTATTCCTGCTGATTTGGTTCGTCGGTGCTGTGCGGCGGATTCGGCTATGGCGAAGCGGTCAGCCCGATCCAGTATCATTATTGGCCGGTTTGATAGCAATGCCTCGTCGTTATCTGGTAGATCTGCATCATGTCGTTGCCCGCGACCGGCGAATGTCCCACACCCATGTCGCGACTGCCGGCGGTTTTGTCGCCGCCATGGTCGTCATTATTCTGGTTCATCTGTTCGGCCTGCACAGCAAATGGTTATCAGGATTACTGCTAGTGACAACGGCGGTCATGTTTACCGGAGCGGTTTTCGTCTGGCGAAGACGCCAGCACCCGCCGTCACGACTATCAAAAGGTGCCTGGATGCGCCTGCCACGCAATCTGATGCTGTTTTCCGCAACGTTTTTCCTCATCACCCTGGCAGATTCCTCGCTGTTACCGGCCGGCACTTTTTCAGTGGCGATAGTCACCATATTGACCCTGGCGCTCATTCCCGCGTTAGGGGAAATGCTGTTCGGCATGACCTGGGGCGGGCCTATGAAACACGCGTTCGCCGGGGCACTGCATCTGGCGTTTCATCGCCGTAGCGAACGTTTCGGCGGCGGTCGTTCGACGGGCCTGAAACCGCTGGACCTGCAACAGCCACAGCTGGGTGTGGCGAAGCCAACAGACTTCACATGGAATCAATTGCTTGGTTTTGATGCCTGTGTACAGTGCGGGCGTTGTGAGCAGATGTGTCCGGCCTTCGCAGCAGGGCAGCCACTGAACCCCAAGAAATTTATCCAGGATATGGTCATTGGCATGGCGGGTGGGAATGACCACAGTTATGCCGGCAACCACCATCCCGGCCGATCCTCCGGACAAGCCAGCGGAGGACCCACTTCAATCATGACTGAAGGTCTGCTGACCGCAGACACCATATGGTCCTGTACCACCTGCAGAGCCTGCGTTGAAGAGTGCCCGATGATGATCGAACATGTTGATGCCATTGTCGACCTGCGCCGTTTTCTGACATTGGAAACCGGTCAGACACCCAACAAAGGAGCAGAGACACTGGAAAATCTGATTGCGACAGACAACCCCGGCGGCCATGATCCATCCCGCCGCACTCACTGGGCTGCCGATCTGAATCTGCCGCTCATGGCTGAGGTAAAACAGGCCGAGGTATTGTTCTGGGTCAGCGATGGTGCTTTTGATCTCCGCAGCCAGCGGATTCTCAGAGCATTCGTCACATTGTTGCGGTCTGCTGGTATCGATTTTGCCGTCCTGGGTGATGAAGAAATTGATTGTGGGGATGTCGCCCGCAGACTGGGTGATGAAGCAACTTTTCAGCTGCTGGCCAGACAGAATATCAGGACTCTCAACCAGTACCGCTTCAACCGGATCGTCACTACGGACCCACATGCGTTTCATTGCCTGAAAAATGAATACCGGGACTTCATCGGTGGACACTATGAAGTATTGCATCACACCACGTTTCTGGAACAACTGGTGAGTCAGGGCAAACTGACACTGAAACCTGCAACAGCCGGCAATATGACCTATCACGATCCATGTTATCTGGGCCGTTACAATGGTGAGTATGATGCCCCCAGAAGCCTGCTTAACCAGTTGGGCATCCCACTGAAGGAGATGGAACGCTCCGGCTTTCGGTCCCGTTGTTGCGGTGGCGGCGGCGGTGCTCCGATCACCGATATTCCCGGTCAACGCAGAATTCCCGATATGCGCATGGACGATGCCAGAGCCGTATCAGCAGAAACGGTTATCGTGGCCTGCCAGCAATGTACCGCGATGCTGGAAGGAGTGGTCGAGCCACGCCCCGCAGTCAAAGATATCGCCGAACTGCTGGTGGAACATTTACGGGTGGAGTAA